CCGGACCATACAAGTAGCACAACGATGACAGCTGCAACAGGTAAGACTCTCATGCTCGCTACTGCTTCACCTTCAGCCTTCCGTCTTCAATGGCTGCTTGACGAATAGCGGCATAGTCCTCATTCTTCGCTTCAATGAAGCTGCTTGCTCCACCGAATGCCTTCAGCACATCCGGATCTTGAATCGCCAGCATCGCTTCCTGAATTTTCTTCACATCGGCATCCGACACCGTCTTGATGACCGCCCACGGATACTGGAACAGCTCCTCAGACTGCCATACCGTCTTAATCTTCGTACCGTCCACCTTGCCCTGCTTCACGAGATTGTTGAATATCGCGCTATCAATGGCGCCGATGTCCTGCTGCTTGTTCTGAATCGCAAGCGCTGTAGCCGTATGATCGCCCGTATAGGTCACGCTCTTGAACTTATGCTCCTGCTGCGTCTTGAACACGCCAGCCTTCTTCAGCGCAATGCCCGGAATCAAGCTGCCCGACGTCGAGCTGATGTCTCCGAATGCGAAGCGGATCGAGTCGGATTGCTTCACGACATCATCGAACGATTGATACGGGGAATCCGCAGGCGCGATCAGATAGGAATAGTAGAACGGCTTGCCATTAATCAGCTGTGTCATGACCGCCTTCACTCCGTAGCGCTCATGCGCCTCCACATACGTCAATGGTCCGAGGTACGCCATATGCGCCTTGCCCGCTCCCATCGCCTCGACAACACCGTTATAGTCAGGATATACTTCAGCGCGCACCTTACGGCCCAGCTTCTCGCCGAGCACCTCCGCAAGCTTGTCCGCACCGATCTTCATCTGGTTGCTGCCTTGCGCCGGGATCACGCCGATTAGGAACTCCTCCTGTACTGCGGCTCCTCCTGCTTGCTGCCCTGCTTGTCCTGCTGTCTTGTCCGCTGCCGGGGCGTTGCTGCCGCACGCTGCCATGACGAAGCAAGAGAGCACAAGACCTGTTAATGCCAGAAACGATTTTCTTCTCCGGAACATGATCTTCTCTCCTTCATATGTGGTTAGGTTTACATCTATTCAGATTAGCATAGTTTACGGTTAATGAAAAGAAGCCCGCCTGCACAAATAAGAGCCGCGGCCAATGGCTCACAGCTCCTTCGGCGGCATCAGCTGCCGCTTCATCATGTACAGCCTACCGTGTCGTCTGTCGTCCTACTTCACCTTGAAGCGCCGTACCGATTCCTCCAGCTCACGGGCCATCATAGCTAGCTCCTGCGTCGATGCGGTCATCTCCCCCATCGTCGATTGCTGCGCAGTCGATGCGTGCAGGATGTGGCTGGACACTTCCGAATGGGTTGCCGCTATTTCCGCTACCGTGTGGATCGTCTCCGCGACATGCGCAGTCTCGGCCGCCATCTCCGCAGAGGAGCGCACGACTTCCTGGAACTCATCATCCAGCTCGTGAATCGTGCGGACGATGTGATCGAACGAGCTTCCGGCATCATTCACGAGCTGCAAGCCTTCCGTGACCTCATCCATGCTCGCCTGCATCCACAGGGCCGCCTTCTGCGTCTCGTCCCGAATGAGCGCAATCGCTTCAATAATATGATCGGCAGACTCAGAGGAACGCACCGCCAGCTTGCGCACCTCCTTGGCGACGACCTCGAAGCCTTTGCCGTGCTCGCCGGCTCTCGCCGATTCGATGCCCGCATTAAGCGCGAGCAGGTTCGTCTGCCGCGCGATGTCGTGAATAAGCTGAATCATGCTGCCAATATCCTGAGAGCGCTGCTGAAGTCCGGATACGATGTCCTTCATCAGCGACATTTTGTCATGAACCGAGGACATCTGTTGCATAGCCGCTTGGATCGACGCGTTACCGTCTGATGCCGTGCTTCGGGTATGGCTCGTCTTCACGGATACGCCCTCCGACTTAATGGAGATTCGCTTCGCGTGCTCGGAGATGTCATCGATGATGCGTGAGCTCTCCATGACGCTGCTGTGCTGCTTCTCGGCACCAGCGGCGACCTCTGTGACTGTACTTGCGATCTGCTCGGCAGCTTGTCCGGTTCTCGACGTATTGTCCTTCATATGAGACGTGTACCGTGCAATGTTGTCG
Above is a genomic segment from Paenibacillus sp. YYML68 containing:
- the phnD gene encoding phosphate/phosphite/phosphonate ABC transporter substrate-binding protein; translated protein: MFRRRKSFLALTGLVLSCFVMAACGSNAPAADKTAGQAGQQAGGAAVQEEFLIGVIPAQGSNQMKIGADKLAEVLGEKLGRKVRAEVYPDYNGVVEAMGAGKAHMAYLGPLTYVEAHERYGVKAVMTQLINGKPFYYSYLIAPADSPYQSFDDVVKQSDSIRFAFGDISSTSGSLIPGIALKKAGVFKTQQEHKFKSVTYTGDHTATALAIQNKQQDIGAIDSAIFNNLVKQGKVDGTKIKTVWQSEELFQYPWAVIKTVSDADVKKIQEAMLAIQDPDVLKAFGGASSFIEAKNEDYAAIRQAAIEDGRLKVKQ
- a CDS encoding methyl-accepting chemotaxis protein encodes the protein MRINIAKQIMIGFIVAPLLIIATGGTSYFYLGQVNDAYAALVNERARAALDTHVIQYDAAQQMNFLNAYFATQESQYLQGFQYTNADLTAMVDKVSPLLPEEHREPLQEIQTKNKQLLEQSAKVESLLKSDPQQARIVISSEVFSTGTEIVNLAKVVVDQQELLMKVSSEESAGLVEHTRTMILAASLGAVVIALVIGMALAVKFTRSLRLVNRQLEEIAQGDGDLTKEIRIESKDEFGQLASSFNRMLGNLRKLVHQVSENADNIARYTSHMKDNTSRTGQAAEQIASTVTEVAAGAEKQHSSVMESSRIIDDISEHAKRISIKSEGVSVKTSHTRSTASDGNASIQAAMQQMSSVHDKMSLMKDIVSGLQQRSQDIGSMIQLIHDIARQTNLLALNAGIESARAGEHGKGFEVVAKEVRKLAVRSSESADHIIEAIALIRDETQKAALWMQASMDEVTEGLQLVNDAGSSFDHIVRTIHELDDEFQEVVRSSAEMAAETAHVAETIHTVAEIAATHSEVSSHILHASTAQQSTMGEMTASTQELAMMARELEESVRRFKVK